One genomic region from Cryptosporangium minutisporangium encodes:
- a CDS encoding MMPL family transporter, whose protein sequence is MSINEALPGAAPPARLAGRWVPWLVIGLWVALSVVMVPFSGKLSSVTTDKAVDTLPAGAESTKVAVLEDSRPGGEDNTFVFVYHRASGLTDADRATVERQYDTLAKRYPPKTAAAGEDDDGPPTRVSKDGKAMMFTLDLSTTYGAPEAIVGPLRDAAKDRPAGLELNVTGPAAIDGDMDAVFDGIDLQVLLTTIIVVTVLLILTYRSPVLWFVPLVAVGAAALTAMATVYLLVKGFGIVVNDQNSALLTILVFGVGTDYALLLIARYRESLHHHENVRVAMVHALRGAAPAIVASAATVVAGLLCLLVADLNSTSGLGPIGAAGILCALVAMLTLFPAVLVVLGRRIFWPAIPRLSAAVAEKPGLWGRLGTAIGRRRWVATLGSLGILGVLVLGLSGNTGALREQDQFLNAPESVTGFTVLRQHFPELGGQPMTIYARPASQERVLDVVKGTRGVAMAAPGQTSGGWTEISVFPKDAPDTPAEYDTIKRVRTAVHAVDGAEAIVGGPSAEHLDTEVTTSRDEKLVIPLVLAVVLIILGLLLRAIVAPLVLMITVIISFAAAFGGSVFVFDSILGFKGVDYSVPLLAFLFLVALGVDYNIFLASRAREETVRLGTREGTLKALSATGGVITSAGLVLAATFAVLVSLPLVMLIEVGFLVAFGVLLDALLVRSVLVPALTLLIGRRIWWPSRLSRPAAELPDGQRSLADDKEPALQR, encoded by the coding sequence AGGTGGCGGTGCTGGAGGACAGTCGCCCCGGCGGCGAGGACAACACGTTCGTCTTCGTGTATCACCGCGCCAGCGGGTTGACCGACGCCGACCGCGCGACGGTCGAGCGCCAGTACGACACCCTTGCCAAGCGGTACCCGCCGAAGACGGCGGCGGCCGGCGAGGACGACGACGGCCCACCGACGAGGGTGTCCAAGGACGGCAAGGCGATGATGTTCACCCTCGATCTGAGCACCACCTACGGCGCACCGGAGGCCATCGTCGGCCCGTTGCGTGACGCCGCGAAGGACCGCCCCGCCGGTCTGGAACTCAACGTGACCGGCCCGGCCGCGATCGACGGCGACATGGACGCCGTCTTCGACGGCATCGACCTGCAGGTATTGCTCACCACCATCATCGTCGTCACGGTCCTGCTCATCCTCACCTACCGCAGCCCGGTGTTGTGGTTCGTCCCGCTGGTGGCCGTGGGCGCGGCCGCGCTGACCGCGATGGCCACCGTCTACCTGCTCGTCAAGGGCTTCGGCATCGTGGTCAACGACCAGAACTCGGCGCTGCTGACGATCCTGGTGTTCGGCGTCGGCACGGACTACGCGCTGTTGCTGATCGCTCGATATCGGGAGAGTCTGCATCACCACGAGAACGTCCGGGTCGCGATGGTTCACGCGCTACGCGGCGCGGCGCCGGCCATCGTCGCGTCCGCGGCCACCGTGGTCGCCGGCCTGCTCTGCCTGCTCGTCGCGGACCTCAACAGCACCAGCGGTTTGGGCCCGATCGGTGCGGCCGGCATCCTGTGCGCGCTGGTGGCCATGCTGACGCTGTTCCCGGCGGTGCTCGTGGTGCTCGGCCGGCGGATCTTCTGGCCGGCCATCCCGCGGTTGAGCGCGGCGGTGGCGGAGAAGCCGGGCCTGTGGGGACGGCTCGGCACCGCCATCGGCCGCCGCCGATGGGTGGCGACGCTCGGCTCGCTCGGAATCCTCGGCGTGCTCGTCCTCGGGCTGTCGGGCAACACGGGTGCCCTGCGGGAACAGGACCAGTTCCTGAACGCCCCGGAGTCGGTCACCGGCTTCACCGTTCTGCGCCAGCACTTCCCGGAGCTCGGCGGTCAGCCGATGACGATCTACGCGCGGCCGGCATCCCAGGAGCGGGTGCTCGACGTCGTCAAGGGCACTCGCGGCGTGGCCATGGCCGCCCCGGGTCAGACCAGCGGCGGCTGGACCGAAATCTCGGTGTTCCCGAAGGACGCGCCGGACACCCCCGCCGAGTACGACACGATCAAGCGGGTCCGTACTGCCGTGCATGCGGTGGACGGGGCGGAAGCGATCGTCGGCGGGCCGAGTGCGGAGCACCTCGACACCGAGGTGACCACCAGCCGCGACGAGAAGCTGGTGATCCCGCTAGTGCTCGCCGTGGTCCTGATCATCCTCGGGCTGCTGCTGCGGGCGATCGTAGCCCCGCTGGTCCTGATGATCACCGTGATCATCTCGTTCGCCGCAGCCTTCGGCGGCAGTGTGTTCGTCTTCGACTCGATCCTCGGCTTCAAGGGGGTCGACTATTCGGTGCCGCTGCTGGCGTTCCTGTTCCTGGTGGCGCTCGGCGTCGACTACAACATCTTCCTGGCCAGCCGGGCCCGGGAAGAGACCGTGCGTCTCGGCACCAGGGAGGGCACGCTCAAAGCCCTTTCCGCCACCGGTGGCGTGATCACCTCGGCCGGCCTGGTCCTGGCGGCCACGTTCGCGGTCCTCGTTTCGCTTCCGCTGGTGATGCTGATCGAGGTCGGTTTCCTGGTCGCCTTCGGCGTGCTGCTCGACGCCCTGCTGGTGCGGTCGGTCCTGGTGCCCGCCCTCACCCTGCTGATCGGTCGGCGGATCTGGTGGCCGAGCCGGCTGTCCCGTCCAGCGGCTGAGCTGCCGGACGGTCAACGGTCGCTCGCCGACGACAAGGAGCCCGCGCTGCAACGGTGA